In one Dunckerocampus dactyliophorus isolate RoL2022-P2 chromosome 9, RoL_Ddac_1.1, whole genome shotgun sequence genomic region, the following are encoded:
- the LOC129187213 gene encoding protein IWS1 homolog isoform X3, protein MAQTCCVINCHNRSRDRFGNKKDGGRFFSFPTWKQSQGAVICELTKRRRMAWIAAVRRPNITFNAITRHMLVCSRHFHTGRPANEMDESHPDWAPSLHLGHTEVKAADNERLQITLHEEELSPTREQNERLRQQLEDVCKTQVVLHVEDTQQLIGHQEACPPQPQGQQQPIKQEEEEPQPPHIKQEEEPEPTHIKEEEEEPQPPAIKEEEAPEPTHIKEEEEEPRPHFVKKEEDELSINQEGECLLGPEEADLSRLQLTGVSVKTEDHEDKPPESSQLHHSPSEEKREPSSSSSTQHMTTEADGDHCGGSQADNLLAPLSDSDDTTSHSPEDEDRDYNQESLSSDTDCEGDMTTHTGNKHSECSEKKTGS, encoded by the exons ATGGCGCAAACGTGTTGTGTTATCAACTGCCACAATCGTTCACGCGATCGCTTCGGGAATAAAAAGGATGGGGggagatttttctcatttccGACGTGGAAGCAAAGCCAAGGAGCTGTGATCTGTGAGCTAACAAAGAGACGCCGAATGGCCTGGATAGCAGCCGTGAGACGACCAAACATCACTTTCAACGCCATCACCCGAcacatgttggtgtgttcacGGCATTTTCACACTG ggaGACCTGCTaatgaaatggatgaaagcCATCCAGACTGGGCACCCTCATTACATCTCGGACACACGGAGGTGAAAGCTGCAGATAACGAGAGACTACAGATAACATtgcacgaggaggaactttctccaaCAAGAGAGCAGAACGAGCGACTACGACAACAACTGGAAGATGTTTGCAAGACTCAAGTTGTGCTGCACGTTGAAG acacccagcagctgattggtcatcAAGAAGCATGTCCCCCTCAGCCACAGGGGCAGCAACAGCCTATtaaacaggaagaggaggagccacagccccctcaCATTAAGCAGGAAGAAGAGCCAGAGcccacccacattaaagaggaagaggaggagccacagcctcCTGcaattaaagaggaagaagcgCCAGAGcccacccacattaaagaggaagaggaggagccacggCCCCACTTTGTTAAAAAGGAAGAGGATGAACTCTCGATCAATCAGGAGGGAGAGTGTCTTCTAGGAccagaggaggctgatctctCCAGGTTGcaactgactggtgtctctgtgaagaccgaagaccatgaagacaaaccacctgagtcctcacagcttcatcatagtccaagtgaggagaagagagaaccttcaagcagcagctcaacacaacacatgacaacagaagctgatggagaccactgtggaggatcacaagcagacaacctcttagctccactgtcagatagtgacgacacaacgtctcACTCTCCTGAAGATGAAGACAGGGACTACAACCAAGAATCtttgagcagcgatacagactgtgaaggtgatatgacGACTCACACtggcaacaaacactctgaatgctctgaaaagaagacag
- the LOC129187213 gene encoding oocyte zinc finger protein XlCOF22-like isoform X1, with the protein MAQTCCVINCHNRSRDRFGNKKDGGRFFSFPTWKQSQGAVICELTKRRRMAWIAAVRRPNITFNAITRHMLVCSRHFHTGRPANEMDESHPDWAPSLHLGHTEVKAADNERLQITLHEEELSPTREQNERLRQQLEDVCKTQVVLHVEDTQQLIGHQEACPPQPQGQQQPIKQEEEEPQPPHIKQEEEPEPTHIKEEEEEPQPPAIKEEEAPEPTHIKEEEEEPRPHFVKKEEDELSINQEGECLLGPEEADLSRLQLTGVSVKTEDHEDKPPESSQLHHSPSEEKREPSSSSSTQHMTTEADGDHCGGSQADNLLAPLSDSDDTTSHSPEDEDRDYNQESLSSDTDCEGDMTTHTGNKHSECSEKKTGKKTFNCSVCDKKFPWKSFLTRHMRTHTGEKPFTCSHCFKGFIQKVQLVLHMRTHTGEKPFSCSDCGKSFTQKANMVTHMRTHTGEKPFACSDCGKCFALKRTLASHVRTHSGEKPFTCLDCGKCFNQKFIMVKHMRTHTRQKCFSCSDCGKSFNRKVRLESHMRTHTGEKPFSCSDCGRSFTHKVNMVSHMRTHTRQRFVCSDCGKSFTHKVNMVSHMRTHTGEKPFNCSDCGKGFAHKVTLASHMRTHTGEKPFTCSDCGKSFTQKSNMVKHMRTHTGEKRFSCSDCGKRFSQKVEVAKHMRTHTGQTF; encoded by the exons ATGGCGCAAACGTGTTGTGTTATCAACTGCCACAATCGTTCACGCGATCGCTTCGGGAATAAAAAGGATGGGGggagatttttctcatttccGACGTGGAAGCAAAGCCAAGGAGCTGTGATCTGTGAGCTAACAAAGAGACGCCGAATGGCCTGGATAGCAGCCGTGAGACGACCAAACATCACTTTCAACGCCATCACCCGAcacatgttggtgtgttcacGGCATTTTCACACTG ggaGACCTGCTaatgaaatggatgaaagcCATCCAGACTGGGCACCCTCATTACATCTCGGACACACGGAGGTGAAAGCTGCAGATAACGAGAGACTACAGATAACATtgcacgaggaggaactttctccaaCAAGAGAGCAGAACGAGCGACTACGACAACAACTGGAAGATGTTTGCAAGACTCAAGTTGTGCTGCACGTTGAAG acacccagcagctgattggtcatcAAGAAGCATGTCCCCCTCAGCCACAGGGGCAGCAACAGCCTATtaaacaggaagaggaggagccacagccccctcaCATTAAGCAGGAAGAAGAGCCAGAGcccacccacattaaagaggaagaggaggagccacagcctcCTGcaattaaagaggaagaagcgCCAGAGcccacccacattaaagaggaagaggaggagccacggCCCCACTTTGTTAAAAAGGAAGAGGATGAACTCTCGATCAATCAGGAGGGAGAGTGTCTTCTAGGAccagaggaggctgatctctCCAGGTTGcaactgactggtgtctctgtgaagaccgaagaccatgaagacaaaccacctgagtcctcacagcttcatcatagtccaagtgaggagaagagagaaccttcaagcagcagctcaacacaacacatgacaacagaagctgatggagaccactgtggaggatcacaagcagacaacctcttagctccactgtcagatagtgacgacacaacgtctcACTCTCCTGAAGATGAAGACAGGGACTACAACCAAGAATCtttgagcagcgatacagactgtgaaggtgatatgacGACTCACACtggcaacaaacactctgaatgctctgaaaagaagacaggtaaaaaaacttttaactgctcagtttgtgataaaaaatttCCTTGGAAGAGTTTTTTGActcgacacatgagaacacacacgggagaaaaaccttttacttgctcaCACTGTTTTAAAGGTTTCATTCAAAAGGTACAATTGgtattacacatgagaacacacacgggagaaaaaccttttagttgctcagactgtggtaaaagtTTCACTCAAAAAGCAAATATggtaacacacatgagaacacacacaggagaaaaaccttttgcctgctcagactgtggtaaatgtTTTGCCCTAAAGAGAACTTTAGCATCACATGTGAGAACACActcaggagaaaaaccttttacctgcTTAGACTGTGGCAAATGCTTCAATCAGAAATTTATTATGGtaaaacacatgagaacacatacaagacaaaaatgttttagttgctcagactgtggtaaaagctTCAATCGCAAAGTGCGTTTGGAATCacacatgaggacacacacgggagaaaagcCTTTTAGTTGTTCAGACTGTGGTAGAAGCTTCACTCACAAAGTAAATATGGtctcacacatgagaacgcacacaagACAACGTTTTgtttgctcagactgtggtaaaagctTCACTCACAAAGTAAAcatggtatcacacatgagaacacacacaggagaaaaaccctttaacTGCTCAGACTGCGGTAAAGGTTTTGCACACAAAGTAACTTTGGCAtcgcacatgagaacgcacacaggagaaaaaccttttacttgctcagactgtggtaaaagctTCACTCAGAAATCAAACATGGtaaaacacatgagaacacacacgggagaaaaacgttttagttgctcagactgtgggaAACGCTTCTCTCAAAAAGTAGAGGTggcaaaacacatgagaacacacacaggacagacGTTTTAG
- the LOC129187213 gene encoding gastrula zinc finger protein XlCGF57.1-like isoform X2, whose translation MFARLKLCCTLKCTISLRFLCPADTQQLIGHQEACPPQPQGQQQPIKQEEEEPQPPHIKQEEEPEPTHIKEEEEEPQPPAIKEEEAPEPTHIKEEEEEPRPHFVKKEEDELSINQEGECLLGPEEADLSRLQLTGVSVKTEDHEDKPPESSQLHHSPSEEKREPSSSSSTQHMTTEADGDHCGGSQADNLLAPLSDSDDTTSHSPEDEDRDYNQESLSSDTDCEGDMTTHTGNKHSECSEKKTGKKTFNCSVCDKKFPWKSFLTRHMRTHTGEKPFTCSHCFKGFIQKVQLVLHMRTHTGEKPFSCSDCGKSFTQKANMVTHMRTHTGEKPFACSDCGKCFALKRTLASHVRTHSGEKPFTCLDCGKCFNQKFIMVKHMRTHTRQKCFSCSDCGKSFNRKVRLESHMRTHTGEKPFSCSDCGRSFTHKVNMVSHMRTHTRQRFVCSDCGKSFTHKVNMVSHMRTHTGEKPFNCSDCGKGFAHKVTLASHMRTHTGEKPFTCSDCGKSFTQKSNMVKHMRTHTGEKRFSCSDCGKRFSQKVEVAKHMRTHTGQTF comes from the exons ATGTTTGCAAGACTCAAGTTGTGCTGCACGTTGAAG tgcACAATAAGCTTACGctttttgtgtcctgcagacacccagcagctgattggtcatcAAGAAGCATGTCCCCCTCAGCCACAGGGGCAGCAACAGCCTATtaaacaggaagaggaggagccacagccccctcaCATTAAGCAGGAAGAAGAGCCAGAGcccacccacattaaagaggaagaggaggagccacagcctcCTGcaattaaagaggaagaagcgCCAGAGcccacccacattaaagaggaagaggaggagccacggCCCCACTTTGTTAAAAAGGAAGAGGATGAACTCTCGATCAATCAGGAGGGAGAGTGTCTTCTAGGAccagaggaggctgatctctCCAGGTTGcaactgactggtgtctctgtgaagaccgaagaccatgaagacaaaccacctgagtcctcacagcttcatcatagtccaagtgaggagaagagagaaccttcaagcagcagctcaacacaacacatgacaacagaagctgatggagaccactgtggaggatcacaagcagacaacctcttagctccactgtcagatagtgacgacacaacgtctcACTCTCCTGAAGATGAAGACAGGGACTACAACCAAGAATCtttgagcagcgatacagactgtgaaggtgatatgacGACTCACACtggcaacaaacactctgaatgctctgaaaagaagacaggtaaaaaaacttttaactgctcagtttgtgataaaaaatttCCTTGGAAGAGTTTTTTGActcgacacatgagaacacacacgggagaaaaaccttttacttgctcaCACTGTTTTAAAGGTTTCATTCAAAAGGTACAATTGgtattacacatgagaacacacacgggagaaaaaccttttagttgctcagactgtggtaaaagtTTCACTCAAAAAGCAAATATggtaacacacatgagaacacacacaggagaaaaaccttttgcctgctcagactgtggtaaatgtTTTGCCCTAAAGAGAACTTTAGCATCACATGTGAGAACACActcaggagaaaaaccttttacctgcTTAGACTGTGGCAAATGCTTCAATCAGAAATTTATTATGGtaaaacacatgagaacacatacaagacaaaaatgttttagttgctcagactgtggtaaaagctTCAATCGCAAAGTGCGTTTGGAATCacacatgaggacacacacgggagaaaagcCTTTTAGTTGTTCAGACTGTGGTAGAAGCTTCACTCACAAAGTAAATATGGtctcacacatgagaacgcacacaagACAACGTTTTgtttgctcagactgtggtaaaagctTCACTCACAAAGTAAAcatggtatcacacatgagaacacacacaggagaaaaaccctttaacTGCTCAGACTGCGGTAAAGGTTTTGCACACAAAGTAACTTTGGCAtcgcacatgagaacgcacacaggagaaaaaccttttacttgctcagactgtggtaaaagctTCACTCAGAAATCAAACATGGtaaaacacatgagaacacacacgggagaaaaacgttttagttgctcagactgtgggaAACGCTTCTCTCAAAAAGTAGAGGTggcaaaacacatgagaacacacacaggacagacGTTTTAG